A genomic stretch from Raphanus sativus cultivar WK10039 unplaced genomic scaffold, ASM80110v3 Scaffold2699, whole genome shotgun sequence includes:
- the LOC108861618 gene encoding exocyst complex component EXO70E2 → MAGLESKIPVPGVKNHVVEACHHVVKALRASDNNLDANLIKLLSDLETHLSTLGMADTKKVVEDTGFSEIKKRFKEAKKVILAWEQNQSMMIFDAGFSEADLFFQALYDVQKVLSGFKALPSKTSKKEKDVYNQAAVVLDIAMLRLEKELFDVLNQYKQHVQPQHLSVSSSRGKDIVLDESFVSLDDEVIAEATDEQQILGSNNAELVDPLIIPHVKAIAKAMFACDYSQTFREAFIAVRRDALDEYTATTLEMERFSCVDVLGMQWEDLNVEMRKWTKVLKIVTQFYLPSEKQLCDNILGDFEPSSSTVCFVEISKDTVLSLLSFGEAVSLRSCQPEMLERFLGMYEVSAELLLDVVDSLFPDETGSLLRMAFHELSKKLAERTVTTFLKFKNAVATDESTRAFPGGGIHHLTRYVMNYLKLLPEYKDALNALLENIQVDDSIQEKTGQDILPSTFSPTARHLRSIVTALESTLERKAQLYSDQSLKYIFLMNNCHYMVQKVKTSELRHFFGDEWIRKHIASYQHNVTDYERATWSSVLSLLKGSSNDSAATSRERCREFCLAFDEVYKNQTRWSVPDPELRDDLHISTSVKVVQSYRGFLGRNRIGEKHVRYTCEDIERLLLDLFECLPSPRSLRSSRRR, encoded by the coding sequence AAAAGTTGTTGAAGATACAGGATTCTCTGAGATCaagaagagattcaaagaaGCCAAGAAGGTTATCCTCGCCTGGGAGCAAAACCAGTCGATGATGATATTTGATGCTGGTTTCTCTGAAGCTGATCTGTTCTTCCAAGCCCTCTACGATGTTCAGAAAGTTCTTTCGGGTTTCAAAGCTTTGCCTAGCAAAACCAGCAAGAAGGAGAAAGATGTTTACAACCAAGCTGCGGTTGTTCTCGACATCGCCATGTTGAGGCTTGAGAAAGAGCTCTTTGATGTCCTGAATCAGTACAAACAGCATGTACAGCCTCAACACTTGTCTGTCAGTTCTTCCCGTGGAAAGGATATTGTTCTCGATGAGTCCTTTGTTTCCCTAGATGATGAAGTTATTGCTGAAGCTACTGATGAACAACAGATATTGGGATCCAACAATGCTGAGTTAGTCGATCCCCTCATCATTCCTCACGTCAAAGCTATTGCAAAAGCAATGTTTGCTTGCGACTACAGTCAAACGTTCCGTGAAGCTTTCATCGCCGTCAGAAGAGACGCTCTCGATGAGTATACGGCCACCACTCTCGAGATGGAGAGATTCAGCTGCGTGGACGTTCTCGGAATGCAATGGGAGGACCTGAACGTTGAGATGAGAAAATGGACGAAGGTGTTGAAGATAGTCACTCAGTTCTATCTCCCCAGCGAGAAACAACTCTGCGACAACATCTTGGGAGACTTTGAGCCGAGTTCTTCCACCGTTTGCTTCGTCGAGATCTCGAAAGACACAGTTCTATCTCTCCTCAGCTTCGGCGAAGCTGTATCCCTCAGATCTTGCCAGCCGGAAATGCTCGAACGCTTCCTCGGCATGTACGAAGTTTCAGCAGAGCTTCTCTTGGATGTTGTTGATAGCCTCTTCCCTGACGAAACAGGCTCCTTGCTAAGAATGGCTTTCCACGAGCTGTCGAAGAAGCTAGCTGAGCGTACGGTTACAACGTTCTTGAAGTTCAAAAACGCAGTAGCCACTGATGAATCAACACGTGCCTTCCCTGGAGGAGGGATACATCACCTGACCAGATACGTAATGAACTACTTGAAGCTTCTCCCTGAGTACAAGGACGCTCTAAACGCACTCCTCGAGAACATACAAGTGGACGACTCGATCCAGGAGAAAACAGGACAAGACATCCTCCCTTCCACGTTCTCCCCCACGGCGAGACACCTCAGATCAATCGTCACGGCTCTAGAATCCACCCTCGAACGCAAAGCTCAGCTCTACTCGGACCAATCGCTCAAGTACATCTTCCTGATGAACAACTGTCATTACATGGTCCAGAAGGTGAAAACATCGGAGCTGAGACACTTCTTCGGAGACGAGTGGATCAGGAAACACATCGCTAGCTACCAACACAACGTCACGGACTACGAGAGAGCCACGTGGAGCTCCGTCCTCTCTCTGCTTAAAGGCAGCAGCAATGACTCTGCGGCAACGTCAAGAGAAAGATGCAGAGAGTTCTGTCTTGCGTTCGATGAAGTTTACAAGAACCAAACTCGCTGGTCGGTTCCTGATCCTGAGCTACGAGATGATCTTCACATCTCGACCTCTGTCAAAGTGGTTCAGTCTTACAGAGGGTTTCTTGGAAGGAATCGTATAGGTGAGAAACACGTAAGATATACTTGTGAAGACATTGAGAGGTTGCTTCTTGATCTCTTTGAGTGTTTGCCTTCTCCAAGATCGTTGCGCAGCTCTCGTAGGAGATGA